A genome region from Myxocyprinus asiaticus isolate MX2 ecotype Aquarium Trade chromosome 12, UBuf_Myxa_2, whole genome shotgun sequence includes the following:
- the pou4f1 gene encoding POU domain, class 4, transcription factor 1 encodes MMSMNSKQPHFAMHPTLPEHKYTTLHSSSEAIRRACLQTPQLQSNIFASLDETLLARAEALAAVDIAVSQGKSHPFKPDATYHTMNTVPCSSTSTVPLAHHHHHHHHHHHQNLEPPDLMDHISSPSLTLMPSSHEGAGGGGGGGGGGGLISTSAHPHSHMHGLTHLSHQAAMNMNSPLTHHGLLPGHHGGAHQGAPGLTNNGLPSINDSDTDPRELEAFAERFKQRRIKLGVTQADVGGALANLKIPGVGSLSQSTICRFESLTLSHNNMIALKPILQAWLEEAEGAQREKMSKPDIFNGSEKKRKRTSIAAPEKRSLEAYFAVQPRPSSEKIAAIAEKLDLKKNVVRVWFCNQRQKQKRLKFSAAH; translated from the exons ATGATGTCCATGAACAGCAAACAGCCTCATTTCGCCATGCACCCCACTTTACCTGAGCACAAGTACACAACTCTGCACTCGAGCTCGGAAGCGATCAGGAGAGCCTGCCTACAAACTCCACAG CTGCAGAGCAACATCTTCGCCAGCTTAGATGAGACGCTCCTGGCCCGCGCCGAAGCTCTGGCGGCCGTGGACATCGCCGTGTCCCAGGGTAAGAGTCACCCTTTCAAGCCCGACGCCACGTACCACACGATGAACACTGTGCCATGCTCGTCCACGTCCACCGTGCCACTCGcccaccaccaccatcatcacCACCATCACCACCATCAGAACCTGGAGCCGCCCGACCTTATGGACCACATCAGCTCTCCGTCGCTCACCTTGATGCCCAGTTCGCACGAAGGGGCCGGCGGAGGCGGCGGAGGGGGCGGCGGCGGGGGTTTGATCTCCACGTCGGCCCACCCGCACTCCCACATGCACGGCTTGACCCACCTGTCCCACCAGGCTGCTATGAACATGAACTCGCCGCTCACCCACCACGGGCTCTTACCGGGCCACCACGGCGGTGCGCATCAGGGCGCACCGGGACTCACTAACAACGGACTGCCCTCTATTAACGACTCGGACACGGACCCGAGGGAGCTGGAGGCGTTCGCGGAGCGTTTCAAACAGAGGAGGATCAAACTCGGGGTGACTCAGGCGGATGTGGGGGGCGCCCTGGCCAACCTGAAGATCCCGGGCGTGGGCTCACTGAGCCAAAGTACCATTTGTCGGTTCGAGTCGCTTACTCTGTCGCACAACAACATGATCGCGCTCAAACCCATCCTTCAGGCGTGGTTGGAAGAGGCCGAGGGCGCCCAGCGGGAGAAAATGAGCAAACCCGACATTTTCAACGGGAGCGAGAAGAAGCGCAAGCGGACCTCCATAGCCGCTCCGGAGAAACGATCTCTGGAGGCTTATTTCGCGGTCCAGCCTCGGCCGTCTTCGGAGAAAATCGCGGCTATTGCTGAGAAATTGGACCTTAAAAAGAATGTGGTGCGAGTATGGTTTTGCAaccaaagacaaaaacaaaagaggttGAAATTTTCTGCAGCTCACTGA